In Prunus dulcis chromosome 2, ALMONDv2, whole genome shotgun sequence, a single genomic region encodes these proteins:
- the LOC117617796 gene encoding cullin-associated NEDD8-dissociated protein 1 isoform X1 encodes MANLAMTGILEKMTGKDKDFRYMATSDLLSELNKENFKADGDLEIKLSNIIIQQLDDVAGDVSGLAVKCLAPLVKKVSEQRVVEMTNKLCEKLLKEKDQHRDIASIALKTIIAEISTQSLAQSILLSILPQLINGITGPGMSQEIKCESLDILCDVLHKFGNLMATDHELLLGALLSQLSSTQAGVRKKTVSCIASLASSLSDDLLAKATVEVVQNLRNKSSKSEMTRTNIQMIGALSRAVGYRFGPHLSDTVPVLINYCTSASENDEELREYSLQALESFLLRCPRDISSYCDEILHLNLEYLSYDPNFTDNMEEDTDDETHEEEEDDESATEYTDDEDVSWKVRRAAAKCLAALIVSRPEMLSKLYEEACPKLIDRFKEREENVKMDVFNTFIELLQQTGNVTKGQIEINEQSPRWLLKQEVPKIVRSINRQLREKSIKTKVGTFSVLKELVVVLPDCLADHIGSLIPGIEKALSDKSSTSNLKIEALIFARLVLASHSPSVFHPYIEALSSPVLSAVGERYYKVTAEALRVCGELVRVVRPNIEGDGFDFKPYVHPIYNAIMSRLTNQDQDQEVKECAISCMGLVVSTFGDNLDVELPVCLPVLVDRMGNEITRLTAVKAFAVIAASPLKIDLSCVLEQVIAELTAFLRKANRPLRQATLGTLNSLIVAYGDKIGSSAYEVIIVELATLISDSDLHMTALALELCCTLMADRSSPVVGLAVRNKVLPQALTLIKSSLLQGQALLALQNFFASLVYSANTSFDTLLDSLLSSAKPSPQSGGVAKQALYSIAQCVAVLCLAAGDQQCSSTVNMLTEILKDDSSTNSAKQHLALLCLGEIGRRKDLSSHDHIENIVIESFQSPFEEIKSAASYALGNIAVGNLLKYLPFILDQIDNQQKKQYLLLHSLKEVIVRQSVDKAEFQDSSVEKILNLLFNHCESEEEGVRNVVAECLGKIALIEPAKLVPALKVRTTSPAAFTRATVVIAVKYSVVERPEKIDEILYPEISSFLMLIKDDDRHVRRAAVLALSTFAHNKPNLIKGLLPELLPLLYDQTVIKKELIRTVDLGPFKHIVDDGLELRKAAFECVDTLLDSCLDQVNPSSFIVPYLRSGLDDHYDVKMPCHLILSKLADKCPSAVLAVLDSLVDPLQKTINFKPKQDAVKQEVDRNEDMIRSALRAIASLHRISGGDCSLKFKNLMNEISKSPTLSDKYYSIRNE; translated from the exons ATGGCGAACCTAGCAATGACCGGCATACTGGAAAAG ATGACCGGCAAAGATAAGGATTTCAGATATATGGCAACATCTGATTTGTTGAGCGaattaaacaaagaaaattttaaagctGATGGTGATCTAGAGATAAAGTTGTCAAATATTATAATTCAGCAACTTGATGATGTTGCGGGTGATGTATCTGGATTGGCTGTGAAATG TCTCGCTCCATTAGTTAAGAAGGTCAGCGAGCAACGAGTTGTGGAGATGACAAATAAACTTTGTGAGAAATTGCTAAAGGAGAAGGATCAGCATCGTGACATTGCAAGCATAGCTTTGAAGACTATTATTGCTGAAATTTCTACTCAATCTCTTGCACAGTCTATTCTTCTGTCTATTTTGCCACAGTTGATTAATGGAATTACTGGCCCA GGAATGAGCCAAGAGATAAAATGTGAAAGTCTTGATATCTTATGTGATGTTCTTCATAAGTTTGGCAATCTAATGGCAACCGACCATGAGCTGCTATTAGGTGCTCTCTTGTCTCAGTTGAGTTCCACTCAAGCCGGTGTCAGGAAGAAAACTGTGTCATGCATTG CTTCTCTTGCTTCGAGCTTGTCAGATGATTTGTTAGCAAAGGCAACAGTTGAAGTTGTTCAGAACTTGAGAAATAAAAGCTCAAAATCAGAAATGACTCGTACAAATATTCAGATGATTGGTGCTTTAAG TCGTGCTGTTGGATATCGTTTTGGACCCCATCTTTCTGACACTGTCCCAGTGCTAATTAATTACTGCACAAGTGCATCAGAGAATGATGAGGAGCTTCGTGAATACAGCTTGCAG GCATTAGAAAGTTTTCTGCTTAGGTGCCCCAGGGATATTTCTTCCTATTGTGATGAAATTCTTCATCTTAATTTGGAATATCTAAGTTATGACCCGAACTTCACTGATAACATGGAGGAGGATACTGATGATGAAACGCacgaggaggaagaagatga TGAGAGTGCGACTGAATATACGGATGATGAAGATGTAAGCTGGAAAGTCCGAAGAGCAGCAGCTAAATGCTTAGCAGCATTAATCGTTTCCCGTCCTGAGATGCTTTCAAAGCTGTATGAGGAG GCTTGTccaaaattaattgacaggTTTAAAGAGAGGGAGGAAAATGTCAAG ATGGATGTTTTCAATACATTCATTGAACTGTTGCAGCAGACTGGAAATGTTACAAAAGGACAGATTGAGATAAATGAGCAGAG TCCAAGATGGTTATTGAAGCAAGAAGTGCCAAAGATTGTCAGATCTATAAATAGGCAGCTACGTGAGAAATCTATCAAGACAAAG GTTGGCACGTTTTCTGTTTTGAAAGAGCTTGTGGTGGTCTTGCCAGATTGCCTGGCTGATCACATTGGTTCACTCATTCCAGGAATTGAAAAGGCATTAAGT GATAAGTCTTCTACCTCCAATTTGAAGATTGAAGCTCTTATATTTGCACGATTGGTGCTGGCTTCACACTCTCCTTCTGTTTTCCATCCTTATATCGAG GCTCTTTCTAGTCCTGTTTTATCTGCTGTGGGAGAGCGTTATTACAAAGTCACAGCTGAGGCATTAAGGGTGTGTGGGGAACTTGTCCGTGTCGTTCGGCCGAATATTGAG GGGGATGGTTTTGATTTCAAACCTTATGTTCATCCAATATATAATGCCATAATGTCACGCTTGACAAACCAAGATCAAGATCAG GAGGTAAAGGAATGTGCTATATCTTGCATGGGTCTAgttgtgtcaacatttggtgATAACCTTGATGTTGAACTACCTGTATGCCTTCCTGTACTGGTTGATCGGATGGGAAATGAGATCACTCGACTTACAGCAGTGAAG GCATTTGCTGTCATTGCTGCTTCTCCACTGAAAATAGATCTATCATGTGTGTTGGAGCAAGTGATTGCAGAGTTGACTGCATTCTTAAGGAAG GCTAATCGGCCTCTAAGACAGGCAACATTGGGGACCCTGAATTCCCTAATTGTTGCTTATGGAGATAAAATTGGCTCATCTGCTTATGAAGTTATTATTGTAGAACTTGCCACACTGATAAG TGATTCGGACTTGCATATGACGGCCCTCGCCCTGGAACTCTGCTGCACCTTGATGGCAGACAGGTCAAGCCCGGTTGTTGGTTTGGCTGTTAGAAACAAAGTTCTTCCGCAAGCACTAACATTAATTAAGAGCTCATTGCTGCAGGGGCAAGCCCTTTTG GCTTTGCAAAACTTTTTTGCTTCCTTGGTGTATTCTGCAAACACAAGTTTTGATACCTTACTAGACTCTCTGCTATCAAGTGCTAAACCATCTCCCCAGTCAGGTGGGGTTGCAAAACAAGCTTTGTATTCAATAGCTCAATGTGTGGCTGTCCTTTGCCTTGCTGCTGGTGATCAGCAATGTTCATCTACCGTGAACATGCTAACTGAAATTCTCAAAGATGACAGCAGTACAAATTCA GCTAAGCAGCACCTTGCTTTGCTGTGTCTCGGGGAGATTGGAAGGAGGAAAGATCTAAGCTCCCATGACCATATAGAGAATATTGTCATTGAGTCCTTTCAATCTCCTTTTGAAGAGATCAAATCTGCAGCCTCCTACGCTCTTGGCAATATTGCTGTTGGTAACCTGCTCAAGTATTTGCCTTTTATTTTGGACCAGATTGACAATCAACAGAAAAAACAGTATCTCTTGCTTCATTCTCTGAAGGAG GTCATAGTAAGGCAGTCTGTAGATAAAGCAGAGTTTCAGGATTCGAGTGTTGAGAAGATACttaatttactttttaatcaCTGTGAAAGCGAGGAAGAAGGTGTTCGCAATGTAGTAGCTGAATGTCTGGGTAAAATTGCACTTATTGAACCTGCAAAACTTGTTCCTGCACTTAAG GTGCGAACAACCAGCCCAGCTGCTTTCACAAGAGCTACTGTTGTCATTGCAGTTAAATATTCAGTAGTTGAGAGGCCAGAGAAGATAGATGAGATTTTATATCCTGAAATCTCATCATTCCTGATGCTTATTAAGGATGATGACCGG CATGTTAGGCGTGCGGCTGTGTTGGCTTTAAGTACATTTGCCCACAATAAGCCAAACCTGATTAAGGGGCTTCTTCCAGAGCTGTTGCCACTTCTTTATGACCAAACTGTCATCAAG AAAGAATTGATCAGGACAGTTGATCTTGGCCCTTTTAAGCACATTGTGGATGATGGGCTTGAGTTAAGGAAGGCTGCATTTGAATGTGTGGACACATTGCTGGACAGTTGTCTTGATCAAGTGAACCCTTCATCTTTTATTGTTCCTTATCTTAGATCTGGTTTGGACG ATCATTATGATGTTAAGATGCCTTGTCATCTTATCCTCTCAAAGCTTGCGGACAAGTGTCCATCTGCTGTTCTGGCCG TGCTGGACTCATTGGTGGATCCTCTCCAAAAAACTATTAACTTTAAGCCAAAGCAAGATGCTGTCAAGCAAGAAGTAGATCGCAATGAAGATATGATTCGCAGCGCTCTTAGAGCAATTGCATCCTTGCATCGTATAAG TGGTGGAGATTGCAGCCTTAAGTTCAAGAACCTTATGAATGAAATCTCAAAATCTCCAACACTCTCGGACAAGTATTATTCCATCCGAAATGAATGA
- the LOC117617796 gene encoding cullin-associated NEDD8-dissociated protein 1 isoform X2, which produces MGMSQEIKCESLDILCDVLHKFGNLMATDHELLLGALLSQLSSTQAGVRKKTVSCIASLASSLSDDLLAKATVEVVQNLRNKSSKSEMTRTNIQMIGALSRAVGYRFGPHLSDTVPVLINYCTSASENDEELREYSLQALESFLLRCPRDISSYCDEILHLNLEYLSYDPNFTDNMEEDTDDETHEEEEDDESATEYTDDEDVSWKVRRAAAKCLAALIVSRPEMLSKLYEEACPKLIDRFKEREENVKMDVFNTFIELLQQTGNVTKGQIEINEQSPRWLLKQEVPKIVRSINRQLREKSIKTKVGTFSVLKELVVVLPDCLADHIGSLIPGIEKALSDKSSTSNLKIEALIFARLVLASHSPSVFHPYIEALSSPVLSAVGERYYKVTAEALRVCGELVRVVRPNIEGDGFDFKPYVHPIYNAIMSRLTNQDQDQEVKECAISCMGLVVSTFGDNLDVELPVCLPVLVDRMGNEITRLTAVKAFAVIAASPLKIDLSCVLEQVIAELTAFLRKANRPLRQATLGTLNSLIVAYGDKIGSSAYEVIIVELATLISDSDLHMTALALELCCTLMADRSSPVVGLAVRNKVLPQALTLIKSSLLQGQALLALQNFFASLVYSANTSFDTLLDSLLSSAKPSPQSGGVAKQALYSIAQCVAVLCLAAGDQQCSSTVNMLTEILKDDSSTNSAKQHLALLCLGEIGRRKDLSSHDHIENIVIESFQSPFEEIKSAASYALGNIAVGNLLKYLPFILDQIDNQQKKQYLLLHSLKEVIVRQSVDKAEFQDSSVEKILNLLFNHCESEEEGVRNVVAECLGKIALIEPAKLVPALKVRTTSPAAFTRATVVIAVKYSVVERPEKIDEILYPEISSFLMLIKDDDRHVRRAAVLALSTFAHNKPNLIKGLLPELLPLLYDQTVIKKELIRTVDLGPFKHIVDDGLELRKAAFECVDTLLDSCLDQVNPSSFIVPYLRSGLDDHYDVKMPCHLILSKLADKCPSAVLAVLDSLVDPLQKTINFKPKQDAVKQEVDRNEDMIRSALRAIASLHRISGGDCSLKFKNLMNEISKSPTLSDKYYSIRNE; this is translated from the exons ATG GGAATGAGCCAAGAGATAAAATGTGAAAGTCTTGATATCTTATGTGATGTTCTTCATAAGTTTGGCAATCTAATGGCAACCGACCATGAGCTGCTATTAGGTGCTCTCTTGTCTCAGTTGAGTTCCACTCAAGCCGGTGTCAGGAAGAAAACTGTGTCATGCATTG CTTCTCTTGCTTCGAGCTTGTCAGATGATTTGTTAGCAAAGGCAACAGTTGAAGTTGTTCAGAACTTGAGAAATAAAAGCTCAAAATCAGAAATGACTCGTACAAATATTCAGATGATTGGTGCTTTAAG TCGTGCTGTTGGATATCGTTTTGGACCCCATCTTTCTGACACTGTCCCAGTGCTAATTAATTACTGCACAAGTGCATCAGAGAATGATGAGGAGCTTCGTGAATACAGCTTGCAG GCATTAGAAAGTTTTCTGCTTAGGTGCCCCAGGGATATTTCTTCCTATTGTGATGAAATTCTTCATCTTAATTTGGAATATCTAAGTTATGACCCGAACTTCACTGATAACATGGAGGAGGATACTGATGATGAAACGCacgaggaggaagaagatga TGAGAGTGCGACTGAATATACGGATGATGAAGATGTAAGCTGGAAAGTCCGAAGAGCAGCAGCTAAATGCTTAGCAGCATTAATCGTTTCCCGTCCTGAGATGCTTTCAAAGCTGTATGAGGAG GCTTGTccaaaattaattgacaggTTTAAAGAGAGGGAGGAAAATGTCAAG ATGGATGTTTTCAATACATTCATTGAACTGTTGCAGCAGACTGGAAATGTTACAAAAGGACAGATTGAGATAAATGAGCAGAG TCCAAGATGGTTATTGAAGCAAGAAGTGCCAAAGATTGTCAGATCTATAAATAGGCAGCTACGTGAGAAATCTATCAAGACAAAG GTTGGCACGTTTTCTGTTTTGAAAGAGCTTGTGGTGGTCTTGCCAGATTGCCTGGCTGATCACATTGGTTCACTCATTCCAGGAATTGAAAAGGCATTAAGT GATAAGTCTTCTACCTCCAATTTGAAGATTGAAGCTCTTATATTTGCACGATTGGTGCTGGCTTCACACTCTCCTTCTGTTTTCCATCCTTATATCGAG GCTCTTTCTAGTCCTGTTTTATCTGCTGTGGGAGAGCGTTATTACAAAGTCACAGCTGAGGCATTAAGGGTGTGTGGGGAACTTGTCCGTGTCGTTCGGCCGAATATTGAG GGGGATGGTTTTGATTTCAAACCTTATGTTCATCCAATATATAATGCCATAATGTCACGCTTGACAAACCAAGATCAAGATCAG GAGGTAAAGGAATGTGCTATATCTTGCATGGGTCTAgttgtgtcaacatttggtgATAACCTTGATGTTGAACTACCTGTATGCCTTCCTGTACTGGTTGATCGGATGGGAAATGAGATCACTCGACTTACAGCAGTGAAG GCATTTGCTGTCATTGCTGCTTCTCCACTGAAAATAGATCTATCATGTGTGTTGGAGCAAGTGATTGCAGAGTTGACTGCATTCTTAAGGAAG GCTAATCGGCCTCTAAGACAGGCAACATTGGGGACCCTGAATTCCCTAATTGTTGCTTATGGAGATAAAATTGGCTCATCTGCTTATGAAGTTATTATTGTAGAACTTGCCACACTGATAAG TGATTCGGACTTGCATATGACGGCCCTCGCCCTGGAACTCTGCTGCACCTTGATGGCAGACAGGTCAAGCCCGGTTGTTGGTTTGGCTGTTAGAAACAAAGTTCTTCCGCAAGCACTAACATTAATTAAGAGCTCATTGCTGCAGGGGCAAGCCCTTTTG GCTTTGCAAAACTTTTTTGCTTCCTTGGTGTATTCTGCAAACACAAGTTTTGATACCTTACTAGACTCTCTGCTATCAAGTGCTAAACCATCTCCCCAGTCAGGTGGGGTTGCAAAACAAGCTTTGTATTCAATAGCTCAATGTGTGGCTGTCCTTTGCCTTGCTGCTGGTGATCAGCAATGTTCATCTACCGTGAACATGCTAACTGAAATTCTCAAAGATGACAGCAGTACAAATTCA GCTAAGCAGCACCTTGCTTTGCTGTGTCTCGGGGAGATTGGAAGGAGGAAAGATCTAAGCTCCCATGACCATATAGAGAATATTGTCATTGAGTCCTTTCAATCTCCTTTTGAAGAGATCAAATCTGCAGCCTCCTACGCTCTTGGCAATATTGCTGTTGGTAACCTGCTCAAGTATTTGCCTTTTATTTTGGACCAGATTGACAATCAACAGAAAAAACAGTATCTCTTGCTTCATTCTCTGAAGGAG GTCATAGTAAGGCAGTCTGTAGATAAAGCAGAGTTTCAGGATTCGAGTGTTGAGAAGATACttaatttactttttaatcaCTGTGAAAGCGAGGAAGAAGGTGTTCGCAATGTAGTAGCTGAATGTCTGGGTAAAATTGCACTTATTGAACCTGCAAAACTTGTTCCTGCACTTAAG GTGCGAACAACCAGCCCAGCTGCTTTCACAAGAGCTACTGTTGTCATTGCAGTTAAATATTCAGTAGTTGAGAGGCCAGAGAAGATAGATGAGATTTTATATCCTGAAATCTCATCATTCCTGATGCTTATTAAGGATGATGACCGG CATGTTAGGCGTGCGGCTGTGTTGGCTTTAAGTACATTTGCCCACAATAAGCCAAACCTGATTAAGGGGCTTCTTCCAGAGCTGTTGCCACTTCTTTATGACCAAACTGTCATCAAG AAAGAATTGATCAGGACAGTTGATCTTGGCCCTTTTAAGCACATTGTGGATGATGGGCTTGAGTTAAGGAAGGCTGCATTTGAATGTGTGGACACATTGCTGGACAGTTGTCTTGATCAAGTGAACCCTTCATCTTTTATTGTTCCTTATCTTAGATCTGGTTTGGACG ATCATTATGATGTTAAGATGCCTTGTCATCTTATCCTCTCAAAGCTTGCGGACAAGTGTCCATCTGCTGTTCTGGCCG TGCTGGACTCATTGGTGGATCCTCTCCAAAAAACTATTAACTTTAAGCCAAAGCAAGATGCTGTCAAGCAAGAAGTAGATCGCAATGAAGATATGATTCGCAGCGCTCTTAGAGCAATTGCATCCTTGCATCGTATAAG TGGTGGAGATTGCAGCCTTAAGTTCAAGAACCTTATGAATGAAATCTCAAAATCTCCAACACTCTCGGACAAGTATTATTCCATCCGAAATGAATGA
- the LOC117618473 gene encoding VAN3-binding protein-like: protein MEEIPGTVRPGRSVSFKTQHQSTNTNGKLESWHRTEQKTLSSSSRCSSSEIPKIPVHAMEFLCRSWSPSAYNFQQMFTSSDLFGSHDNWTSGKQEDKFNSGEPEEKLEIQVIDELPSQTSTRSPMISRVDDTIRMNSKHTKGWLGGKSLISIFGLQRVKKKDDIRLHTARVHAALSVTRLAAAIASVASNCKNSSIESAEDVDPIIGDIVASAAALVTTVCAEAAESLGAQKTNVSSAINSGLAIQTTDDMITLTAAAATCNVLINVSFTIIFR, encoded by the exons ATGGAGGAAATACCAGGGACAGTTAGGCCAGGCAGATCAGTCTCCTTTAAAACCCAGCACCAATCAACTAACACA AATGGGAAGCTGGAGTCTTGGCACAGAACAGAGCAAAAAAcgttgtcttcttcttctcgcTGCAGCTCTTCGGAGATTCCAAAGATCCCCGTCCATGCCATGGAGTTTTTATGTCGCTCATGGAGCCCATCAGCCTATAACTTTCAGCAGATGTTTACATCAAGT GACTTGTTTGGTTCACATGACAACTGGACCTCAGGGAAACAGGAAGACAAGTTCAATTCAGGGGAACCAGAAGAGAAACTGGAGATACAAGTCATAGATGAGTTGCCATCCCAAACTAGTACTAGAAGCCCTATGATCAGTAGGGTGGATGACACGATAAGG atgAACTCCAAGCACACAAAGGGATGGTTAGGAGGCAAATCCTTAATAAGCATATTCGGACTGCAGAgagtgaagaagaaagatgatATTCGACTTCACACAGCTCGCGTTCATGCAGCCCTTTCTGTCACACGCTTGGCTGCAGCTATTGCCAGCGTTGCTTCCAACTGCAAGAACAGCAGCATAGAATCAGCGGAAGACGTCGACCCCATTATAGGTGACATCGTTGCTTCTGCCGCAGCTCTGGTTACCACGGTATGTGCTGAAGCCGCAGAGTCATTGGGTGCACAGAAAACAAATGTTTCTTCTGCCATCAACTCCGGCTTGGCTATCCAAACGACTGACGATATGATCACACTTACGGCTGCTGCTGCAACATGTAATGTTTTGATCAATGTTTCCTTCACCATAATCTTCAGATAa
- the LOC117617798 gene encoding uncharacterized protein LOC117617798, with product MGNAYFPRSQNLLQVKAELSVVTPSGSRTYGWACIYSKHSQLMLSLQKKHLGFLATRKEYKILHVMEGTQEAQGQGNLSISLRSNNGNIKLLFKDETESLVWTSSISSLLQMHN from the exons ATGGGCAATGCCTACTTTCCAAGAAGCCAAAATTTGCTTCAAGTAAAAGCCGAGCTATCAGTTGTCACTCCTTCTG GAAGCAGAACATACGGGTGGGCCTGCATATATTCAAAGCATAGTCAGCTCATGCTTAGCCTCCAAAAGAAGCATCTGGGATTCTTAGCCACAAGAAAGGAAT ACAAGATTTTGCACGTGATGGAGGGAACCCAGGAAGCTCAGGGTCAGGGCAACCTTTCAATCAGCCTAAGGAGCAACAATGGAAATATCAAGCTCTTGTTTAAAGATGAAACTGAGTCTTTAGTTTGGACGTCAAGCATCTCTAGTCTCTTACAGATGCACAATTGA
- the LOC117620259 gene encoding uncharacterized protein LOC117620259, protein MATTLRCPQAVAPLPWRARRPNNSRGTIPMGPRQVSNIRAFGRSDIGSFARDAWRSANDGFERFLFEAKKTAERLDRRYALSHRFDTIARSAAARAREIDRDLEIGTRWRAFSMDFSRNLPRYRKQLNDFLETPLGRSFATIFFLWFALSGWLFRLLIFATWVLPFAAPLVIGAVANNLVIKGACPACKRQFVGYKNQVIRCASCGNTVWQPKGDFFSRDGRGPSSSKSEPEIIDVEFEEK, encoded by the exons ATGGCCACAACTCTTCGTTGCCCTCAAGCAGTAGCACCACTTCCATGGAGGGCGAGAAGGCCCAACAACAGCAGAGGCACAATCCCAATGGGGCCCCGCCAGGTGTCGAACATCCGGGCCTTCGGGAGAAGCGACATCGGAAGCTTCGCGAGGGACGCGTGGCGGAGCGCCAACGACGGATTCGAGCGGTTCCTATTCGAGGCCAAGAAGACGGCGGAGCGCTTGGACCGCCGATACGCCCTTTCGCACCGCTTCGACACCATCGCTCGGTCCGCCGCTGCTCGCGCCCGTGAAATTGACAGAGACCTCGAGATTGGGACTCGCTGGCGCGCCTTTAGCATGGATTTTAGCAGAAATTTGCCTAGG TACAGGAAGCAGCTTAATGATTTCCTGGAAACCCCATTGGGAAGAAGTTTTGCG ACAATCTTCTTCCTGTGGTTTGCATTATCCGGATGGCTTTTTCGGTTATTGATATTCGCTACATGGGTACTGCCATTTGCTGCTCCTCTGGTCATTGGAGCGGTTGCCAATAACCTTGTTATTAAG GGGGCTTGTCCAGCTTGTAAGAGGCAATTTGTTGGTTACAAGAACCAAGTAATTCGTTGTGCAAGCTGCGGAAACACTGTGTGGCAGCCAAAAGGGGACTTCTTTTCAAGAGATGGTAGAGGTCCGTCTTCGTCAAAATCAGAACCGGAGATTATTGATGTTGAGTTTgaagagaaatga
- the LOC117617573 gene encoding SWR1 complex subunit 2, which translates to METPKIDPLLILDRNSRATRGKRMTKLLDEEIEEDEMFWNQEALKEDEEDGNYEAEPEVADEFDSDFDEDEPDPDEGVENNEAEERVRTKKRLIFPGKQSSKKKKKKKVLTELEKESKDENEKSSQPEQHHDAPEEGEGERIVRKSSRTSVIIRQAERDAIRAALQATMKPIKRKKEGEEKRMTQEEMLLEAAQTEIMNLRNLERVLAREEEVKKRAIVHKAVYTGPQVRYFSKDGCSYLEFSRGLSFQSEISTTTAPYPEKAVCAVTGLPAKYRDPKTGLPYATKEAFKIIRQRFLLESGRVRKEMDLGDLHDSLSGKGFLARRKRSVSSNKIDVSYSRYFARFRRIPALESESSD; encoded by the exons ATGGAAACCCCCAAAATTGACCCGCTTTTGATTCTCGATCGTAACTCTCGCGCCACCAGAGGGAAGAG AATGACCAAATTACTTGATGAGGAAATCGAAGAGGACGAGATGTTCTGGAATCAGGAGGCTCTTAAAGAG GATGAAGAGGATGGTAACTATGAAGCAGAGCCTGAGGTTGCAGACGAGTTTGATAGTGACTTCGACGAAGAT GAGCCAGACCCGGACGAAGGAGTAGAAAACAACGAGGCAGAGGAAAG AGTTCGGACAAAGAAGCGGTTGATATTTCCGGGAAAGCAAtcaagcaagaagaagaagaagaagaaagtgcTAACGGAATTAGAGAAAGAATCTAAGGATGAAAATGAGAAATCTTCCCAACCTGAACAGCATCACGATGCTCCTgaggaaggagaaggagagagaatcGTGAGAAAATCTTCAAGAACTTCAGTGATTATCAGGCAAGCCGAGAGGGATGCAATACGTGCGGCTTTGCAAGCAACCATGAAG ccgataaagagaaaaaaggaaggCGAGGAGAAGAGGATGACCCAAGAAGAGATGCTTTTAGAAGCAGCTCAAACAG AAATTATGAACTTGAGGAATTTGGAGCGTGTTCTGGCAAGGGAGGAAGAAGTTAAGAAAAGAGCAATTGTGCACAAAGCTGTCTATACTGGCCCGCAAGTACGATATTTCTCAAAAGATG GTTGCTCATATCTGGAATTCAGTAGAGGATTATCATTTCAGTCTGAAATCTCTACCACGACTGCTCCCT ACCCTGAGAAAGCTGTTTGTGCAGTTACTGGTTTACCTGCCAA GTACCGTGATCCAAAGACAGGGCTACCTTATGCAACAAAAGAAGCTTTTAAAATTATTCGCCAGCG GTTTCTACTTGAAAGTGGTCGGGTCAGGAAAGAGATGGACCTGGGAGATTTGCACGATTCACTTTCTGGGAAAGGGTTTTTGGCAAGGCGGAAGAGATCAGTGTCGTCAAATAAAATTGATGTGTCGTATTCACGTTACTTTGCACGTTTCCGCAGAATTCCGGCCCTTGAAAGTGAATCTTCTGATTAA
- the LOC117617574 gene encoding protein AGENET DOMAIN (AGD)-CONTAINING P1, producing the protein MVGSNFKIGDEVEVTSPIHNMRGTLFQAKIIGKSRDKTKLKVEYNKVKAKIDGNLGRRKRHQQRNEVEEEVDVALIRPLPPQESKYCCFKLGDVVDAFFCGGGWEGVITDVMKDSTFGVYFRFAKEKFEFESEELRLHREWVKGSWLPPLQQGDDSTTEEPKPWMKEDFVQGTQVEICTDEDGFQGAWFAANIVKVMGKDKFLIRYKSIKTDDGKEFLTEEVDAQHIRPCPPQTVVVESFSLNEEVDAFYNDGWWEGVIRKVLRGPRYRVYFKGTKDELLFEHSDLRPRQDWIDRTWVMASQALKH; encoded by the exons aTGGTTGGCTCCAATTTCAAGATTGGCGACGAGGTGGAGGTGACCAGTCCAATCCACAATATGCGTGGCACTCTGTTCCAGGCAAAAATCATCGGCAAGTCGAGAGATAAAACCAAGTTGAAAGTTGAATATAACAAAGTGAAGGCTAAGATTGATGGCAATCTAGGCAGGAGGAAGAGGCACCAGCAGCGCAACGAGGTGGAGGAAGAGGTGGACGTGGCGCTCATAAGGCCCTTGCCGCCCCAAGAAAGTAAGTACTGCTGCTTCAAGTTAGGCGACGTCGTTGATGCCTTCTTCTGTGGCGGGGGGTGGGAGGGAGTCATCACTGATGTTATGAAGGACTCGACGTTTGGGGTTTATTTTCGGTTTGCCAAGGAgaagtttgagtttgagtcGGAGGAGCTCAGGCTTCACCGGGAGTGGGTCAAGGGCTCTTGGCTTCCACCTCTTCAACAAGGC GATGACTCAACTACCGAGGAACCAAAGCCCTGGATGAAAGAGGACTTTGTACAAGGAACACAAGTTGAGATTTGCACTGATGAAGATGGATTTCAAGGTGCTTGGTTTGCTGCAAATATTGTCAAAGTAATGGGGAAGGACAAATTTCTCATTCGATATAAGAGCATAAAAACAGATGATGGTAAAGAGTTCTTGACAGAAGAGGTCGATGCACAGCACATAAGGCCTTGTCCACCTCAAACTGTTGTGGTTGAAAGTTTTAGTCTGAATGAAGAGGTTGATGCTTTCTATAATGATGGATGGTGGGAAGGTGTGATCCGCAAGGTCCTTCGTGGGCCAAGGTACAGAGTTTACTTCAAAGGTACAAAAGATGAATTGCTGTTTGAGCACTCTGATTTGAGACCACGCCAAGATTGGATAGATAGAACATGGGTTATGGCTTCTCAG GCATTGAAGCATTGA